The Chryseolinea soli genome contains a region encoding:
- a CDS encoding universal stress protein → MTKGILCTIDFSEASRQALKWAVQFSKTQGSDLTILYTYRLTKNMTGEVVVWKKMMEEEALQKFAAFENDYLKGAGVKYDFKIEVGFVADRIEDHTQKSEISFLVMDKNMCSQSKDTFDDLMEHMNVPLVIVP, encoded by the coding sequence ATGACCAAGGGCATACTTTGCACGATCGACTTCTCCGAAGCCTCCCGGCAGGCGCTCAAATGGGCGGTCCAATTTTCGAAAACGCAAGGCAGCGACCTGACCATCTTGTATACCTACCGGCTCACCAAAAACATGACTGGCGAAGTGGTGGTGTGGAAAAAAATGATGGAGGAAGAGGCATTACAAAAATTCGCGGCCTTTGAAAACGACTACCTGAAGGGGGCTGGCGTAAAATACGATTTCAAAATTGAGGTCGGCTTCGTGGCCGACCGGATCGAGGACCACACCCAAAAAAGTGAAATCAGCTTTCTGGTCATGGACAAAAACATGTGTTCCCAGAGCAAGGATACATTCGATGACCTGATGGAACATATGAACGTTCCCCTGGTGATTGTCCCTTAA
- a CDS encoding PAS domain-containing sensor histidine kinase — translation MGNSPHTGLITNEAFREIFQSMSEGIIMVDTRGKIVVANPVAEQLFGYATDELTGLTLEELLPARYRNGHVNFRSAFNSNPFPRRMGAGRDLTALRRDGSEFPVEISLSFTKVKSELLVMAFISDISMRKKTEDALKRSEEQLIVYAVELEKKVEMRTEALNNFILKLEEEVIERKKAEEEVRKSLEKERELNELKTKFVSIASHEFRTPLSTVLSSASLINQYNERGESDKINKHVLRIKSSVNQLTGILNDFLSLGKLEEGKVEVMNETIRPREFLDEVKEEMNGILKEGQQIILDCKMNASEIVCDARILRNILFNLITNASKYSDVNKSIYITCRDLQGSVLFEVRDEGIGIPEEDQKHMFERFFRASNAGNVQGTGLGLNIVKRYIDLLQGSISFSSEYNKGTLFKVTIPISTNPLPK, via the coding sequence ATGGGTAATTCACCACACACAGGCCTTATCACCAATGAAGCATTTCGTGAGATTTTTCAGAGCATGTCGGAAGGCATTATCATGGTCGACACCCGGGGGAAGATCGTGGTGGCCAACCCGGTAGCGGAACAGTTGTTCGGATATGCTACCGATGAGCTCACCGGGTTGACCCTGGAGGAACTGTTGCCGGCGCGCTATCGGAACGGGCACGTGAATTTCAGAAGTGCGTTCAATTCCAATCCTTTCCCCAGGCGAATGGGTGCGGGCCGCGACCTGACGGCCTTGCGTAGGGATGGTTCCGAATTTCCGGTGGAAATTTCGTTGAGCTTTACCAAGGTCAAATCCGAGTTGCTGGTCATGGCCTTCATCAGCGATATTTCCATGCGCAAAAAGACCGAGGACGCGCTGAAACGAAGCGAGGAGCAATTGATCGTCTATGCCGTGGAACTGGAAAAGAAAGTGGAGATGAGGACGGAGGCCCTGAACAACTTCATTTTGAAACTGGAGGAGGAAGTAATCGAAAGAAAGAAGGCGGAGGAAGAAGTACGGAAGTCGCTGGAGAAAGAAAGGGAATTGAATGAGTTGAAGACCAAGTTCGTTTCCATCGCCTCCCACGAATTCCGCACACCGTTGAGTACGGTGCTGAGTTCGGCGTCTCTCATCAATCAATACAATGAGCGGGGCGAGTCAGACAAGATCAACAAACATGTTCTGCGCATCAAATCGTCGGTGAATCAGCTGACGGGAATTTTGAATGATTTTCTTTCACTGGGAAAACTGGAAGAAGGGAAGGTGGAGGTGATGAACGAGACGATCCGTCCGCGGGAGTTTTTGGATGAGGTCAAGGAGGAGATGAACGGGATACTGAAAGAAGGGCAACAAATTATCTTGGATTGTAAGATGAATGCCTCAGAAATAGTGTGCGACGCCCGGATCCTTCGAAACATTTTGTTCAATCTGATCACCAACGCGAGCAAGTATTCCGATGTGAACAAATCCATCTACATTACTTGCCGGGACCTGCAGGGATCGGTGCTCTTTGAAGTTCGGGACGAGGGGATCGGCATACCGGAAGAAGATCAGAAGCACATGTTCGAACGTTTCTTCCGGGCCAGCAACGCCGGCAACGTGCAGGGCACCGGGTTGGGGTTGAACATTGTGAAACGATACATCGACTTGTTGCAGGGCAGTATTTCTTTTTCAAGCGAATACAACAAGGGAACGCTCTTTAAAGTGACCATCCCAATCTCGACGAACCCCCTACCGAAATGA
- a CDS encoding VOC family protein has translation MSQEYTIPPQTRIGHVHLKVSSIERALGFYRDLLGFELTTTYGDQAAFISAGGYHHHIGLNTWHSKNAPPAKRDGVGLFHTAIVYPTRKDLAIIYDRLRKAGYPLTGASDHGVSEALYLNDPDNNGVELYWDRPKERWTYHPDGTINMFTHALDLADLLRELA, from the coding sequence ATGAGCCAGGAATATACCATACCACCCCAGACCCGCATTGGGCACGTCCACCTGAAGGTTTCGAGCATTGAGCGAGCCCTCGGCTTCTACCGCGATCTTCTCGGCTTTGAGCTGACGACGACCTATGGCGATCAAGCCGCATTTATTTCCGCCGGCGGATATCACCATCACATCGGGTTAAATACCTGGCACAGCAAAAATGCCCCACCGGCAAAAAGAGATGGCGTGGGACTTTTTCACACTGCCATTGTCTACCCGACAAGAAAAGATTTAGCCATTATTTACGACCGGTTGAGAAAGGCCGGCTACCCGCTTACAGGCGCCAGCGACCACGGCGTGTCGGAGGCGCTCTATTTAAATGACCCGGACAACAATGGAGTAGAACTCTATTGGGACAGACCAAAGGAACGCTGGACCTATCATCCGGATGGAACGATCAACATGTTCACCCATGCCCTTGACCTGGCTGATTTGCTGAGAGAGCTTGCGTAG
- a CDS encoding sulfite exporter TauE/SafE family protein, whose product MWYTALLIGLTGSLHCAGMCSPLLMAVTNLTPAVALNRVLYNGGRILTYGLLGAAAGSAGSLFPVARYQNIISIAFGIILILAAVLRIDHFNVPVLMKVATAITAWIKSKFAFFLTRKSSPAIFLMGMLNGFLPCGMTLLALGYCMMLNGPVDGFNFMVLFGAGTLPVMIGLAPMILLAIKKSNLSIQKATTSLMILSGVILIARTFIHAGIEAGQHHGEMIDIVLCR is encoded by the coding sequence ATGTGGTACACGGCATTATTGATCGGTCTAACCGGAAGCCTGCACTGCGCCGGCATGTGCAGTCCGTTGCTGATGGCGGTGACCAACCTAACCCCGGCAGTGGCCTTGAATAGGGTATTGTACAACGGGGGCAGGATTCTAACCTATGGTCTATTGGGCGCAGCCGCCGGTAGCGCGGGGTCTCTCTTCCCGGTTGCCCGGTATCAAAATATAATATCCATCGCGTTTGGGATCATCCTGATCCTGGCTGCCGTTCTTCGAATAGACCACTTCAACGTTCCCGTCCTGATGAAGGTCGCCACTGCTATCACCGCCTGGATCAAATCAAAATTCGCTTTCTTCTTAACCCGGAAAAGCTCTCCCGCCATCTTCCTGATGGGCATGCTAAACGGCTTTCTTCCCTGTGGCATGACCTTGCTGGCCCTCGGCTATTGCATGATGCTTAACGGTCCGGTGGATGGATTTAATTTTATGGTGCTGTTTGGAGCCGGTACGTTGCCGGTCATGATCGGGCTTGCTCCTATGATATTGCTGGCGATAAAGAAATCTAACTTGAGCATCCAAAAGGCCACGACAAGTCTCATGATCCTTTCCGGTGTGATCCTGATCGCAAGGACCTTTATCCACGCCGGCATCGAGGCGGGTCAGCACCATGGCGAAATGATCGACATTGTGCTGTGCCGCTAA
- a CDS encoding YybH family protein: MKTLLYPMLLVMSISATICAGQSKQQASLDEAKKAIAESNAKYFVLYAKNDGSLVNLYTEDACLFVPGAAPTAFCGRAAIGKFFKEGYEVVGLKSGKFTTTNVYGDGIEYVTEEGLSQMFDANGKLYDEGKYMVLWKKTKEGWKMYKDIFNSNQAPK, encoded by the coding sequence ATGAAGACATTACTCTATCCGATGTTGCTGGTCATGTCGATCTCAGCGACGATTTGTGCCGGACAATCCAAACAGCAGGCTTCGCTGGATGAAGCAAAGAAGGCGATCGCGGAAAGCAATGCAAAATATTTTGTCTTGTACGCAAAAAATGACGGGTCGCTGGTGAACCTGTATACCGAGGATGCTTGTCTCTTCGTGCCGGGGGCGGCACCGACGGCATTTTGTGGCCGCGCGGCGATTGGAAAGTTTTTTAAGGAAGGCTATGAAGTGGTGGGATTAAAAAGTGGAAAATTCACCACGACCAATGTCTATGGCGATGGCATTGAATATGTGACCGAGGAAGGTCTTTCCCAAATGTTCGACGCCAATGGAAAATTGTATGATGAAGGAAAATACATGGTGTTGTGGAAGAAGACGAAGGAGGGATGGAAAATGTATAAGGATATATTTAATAGCAACCAGGCGCCAAAATAG
- a CDS encoding response regulator, which yields MKKILLIEDNPDVRENTSEILALAGYDVKTAPNGKVGVELAQKEKPDLIVCDIMMPELDGYGVLHILNKKEETASIPFIFLTAKTEKIDIRKGMNLGADDYLTKPFDDTDLLNAIEARLRKSDMQRALYESTAAGLDQFMKDARQVLDMKDLGKDKKTKSFKKKSEIFAEGDTPLNVYYVKSGNVKIFKGHPDGKELITALVNANDFFGFEPILEGTLYQESAIAMQDTELTVIPKQDFLTLLQSPDVSASFISLLCKKVAEKENQLVNLAYNSVRQRTADALLKAIQLKDNQENIQISRDDLAKMVGTAAESVIRVLSDFKEEGLIEIEGGKIKIKSPSKLEKVVRWNVAR from the coding sequence ATGAAAAAGATCCTCTTGATTGAAGACAACCCCGACGTCAGGGAGAACACATCCGAAATCCTGGCCCTTGCCGGCTATGATGTGAAAACGGCACCCAATGGCAAAGTGGGGGTTGAGCTGGCACAAAAAGAGAAACCGGATCTGATTGTTTGCGACATCATGATGCCGGAGCTGGATGGCTACGGTGTATTGCACATTCTGAATAAGAAAGAGGAAACCGCAAGCATTCCTTTTATTTTTCTCACGGCAAAGACCGAAAAGATCGACATCCGCAAAGGAATGAACCTCGGCGCCGATGACTACCTGACGAAACCCTTTGACGACACCGACCTGTTGAACGCCATCGAAGCCAGGCTCCGGAAAAGCGACATGCAACGGGCGTTATACGAATCGACTGCTGCGGGGCTCGATCAGTTTATGAAAGATGCCCGCCAGGTCTTAGACATGAAAGACCTGGGCAAAGACAAGAAGACAAAATCATTTAAAAAGAAGAGCGAGATCTTTGCCGAAGGCGACACGCCTTTAAATGTGTACTACGTAAAATCCGGCAATGTTAAAATATTCAAAGGTCATCCGGATGGCAAGGAGCTCATCACAGCGCTGGTCAATGCCAACGATTTTTTTGGTTTTGAGCCGATACTGGAAGGCACACTCTACCAGGAGTCGGCCATTGCCATGCAAGACACGGAGCTGACGGTGATCCCCAAACAAGACTTCCTGACCCTGTTGCAGAGTCCCGACGTTTCGGCAAGCTTTATCTCGCTGTTGTGTAAGAAAGTAGCGGAGAAGGAGAACCAACTGGTGAACCTGGCCTATAACTCCGTGCGACAGCGTACGGCCGATGCGTTACTTAAGGCGATCCAGCTCAAAGACAACCAGGAGAACATTCAGATCTCCCGCGACGACCTGGCCAAGATGGTGGGCACCGCGGCGGAGTCCGTCATTCGTGTGTTATCGGATTTTAAGGAGGAGGGGCTGATCGAGATCGAGGGAGGGAAAATAAAGATCAAGTCGCCATCTAAGCTCGAGAAAGTAGTCCGTTGGAACGTTGCCCGTTAG
- the ccoG gene encoding cytochrome c oxidase accessory protein CcoG, which yields MKTDGLDLYQYEEEFRNNIATVDEKGKRIWIYPKKPSGNLHTWRIVVSVALLALLFGGPFMTLNGKPLLLLNFFERRFVIFGQPFWPQDFVLLAITLITFFVFIILFTVVFGRIWCGWLCPQTLFMEMVFRKIEYWIEGDAPAQRRLDQQPWNMNKAFKKVSKHAIFIIISLLIAHTVMAYLIGVPETYKIITHSPLENLSGFISLVVFTAIFYGVYAKFREQACIAVCPYGRLQGVLLVKDSIVVAYDWLRGEPRGHIKKATTATAPKGDCIDCKLCVHVCPTGIDIRNGTQLECVNCTACIDACDDVMLKIGKPKGLIRYASYTSIKDGVQKLFTSRVIGYSFVLLVLAGILAFTLATRSDVKTTVLKVPGTLYQKTPDGFITNLYNVEFLNKTFDDIHLETRVESPATAVLEKADGKEIIIQAEGMVKNIFFIKIPEKDVVSARTVVRLGIYENGKRIETIKVKFIGPVTKSSDMNSRLKDEQRD from the coding sequence ATGAAAACCGACGGTCTAGACCTCTATCAGTATGAAGAAGAGTTCCGCAACAATATTGCCACGGTTGACGAAAAGGGAAAGCGCATCTGGATCTATCCCAAAAAGCCATCGGGCAACCTGCATACGTGGCGCATCGTAGTCTCGGTAGCCTTACTCGCCCTTTTATTTGGCGGCCCCTTCATGACCCTCAACGGCAAACCTCTGCTCCTGCTGAATTTCTTCGAGCGGCGGTTTGTGATCTTTGGCCAGCCGTTCTGGCCTCAGGATTTTGTGCTCCTGGCCATCACGCTGATCACGTTTTTTGTTTTTATCATTTTGTTCACTGTGGTCTTTGGCCGCATCTGGTGCGGATGGCTTTGTCCACAAACGCTCTTCATGGAAATGGTGTTCCGGAAAATAGAGTATTGGATCGAAGGCGATGCTCCTGCCCAACGCCGTCTGGACCAGCAGCCCTGGAACATGAACAAAGCCTTCAAAAAAGTTTCCAAACATGCGATCTTTATCATCATCTCGCTTCTCATCGCCCATACGGTGATGGCCTATTTGATCGGCGTCCCGGAAACGTATAAGATCATTACGCACTCTCCCCTTGAAAATCTTTCCGGTTTCATTTCGCTCGTTGTTTTCACCGCCATCTTTTATGGCGTATATGCCAAGTTCCGCGAACAAGCCTGCATCGCGGTTTGTCCCTATGGCCGGCTGCAAGGTGTGTTGTTGGTGAAAGACTCCATCGTCGTAGCCTACGATTGGCTTCGGGGCGAACCGCGCGGACACATCAAGAAAGCCACTACGGCGACCGCGCCGAAAGGCGATTGCATCGATTGTAAATTATGCGTCCACGTGTGCCCAACGGGCATTGATATCCGCAACGGCACGCAACTCGAATGCGTAAATTGCACCGCCTGCATCGATGCCTGCGACGATGTGATGTTGAAGATCGGGAAACCCAAAGGATTGATCCGTTATGCCTCGTACACCTCCATCAAGGACGGCGTGCAAAAACTTTTTACCTCGCGTGTGATCGGCTATTCGTTCGTGCTCCTGGTCCTCGCCGGGATCCTGGCCTTTACCCTGGCCACGCGCTCTGACGTGAAAACCACGGTGCTAAAAGTTCCGGGCACGCTGTATCAAAAAACGCCCGACGGTTTCATCACCAACCTCTACAATGTTGAATTCCTTAACAAGACGTTCGACGACATCCACCTGGAGACCCGTGTCGAATCTCCCGCCACGGCCGTGCTGGAGAAAGCGGACGGCAAGGAAATCATCATCCAGGCCGAGGGCATGGTCAAAAATATTTTCTTTATCAAGATCCCTGAAAAAGATGTCGTAAGCGCCCGCACGGTCGTGCGCTTGGGTATTTATGAAAATGGAAAACGTATCGAAACGATCAAGGTAAAGTTCATCGGTCCGGTAACTAAATCGTCGGACATGAACAGCCGGCTGAAAGATGAGCAACGCGACTAA
- a CDS encoding TolC family protein: MRKVIIAVFVFVSGTTFGQANPELSGMIRHSLNYFPTVQELNASESISSLRVDVAKSNYLPNINGNAVYSYVNPVGQVQIPISATENKLLQFQPHDNYNFNVGLNQTLWDFGRTKAQIEKAKADVLVAHQNTEAAKFQVASQVATIYYAMIYLRKSIEVQDSAIAYYQNNKKMIEGRIRSGDALQIDLSTIENNIDQEENRKVEFERQYDRQVSLMRYTTGEAASPVGKDFDFTYVPGSADFSNNPNVIAATQRIAAAEADLKLSSSNRLPNLSFQANAGYKNAYQPNIEELRFNVLAGATLVFPIYQGGRVRQNISIARKNAQLSEISRNNTISTLQKDLESVQADIKAYDQQIKNSEGQITVAKETSRLTQVRYRQGVATYLDLISASTNLQRAYLSQIQYEYQKTLALVERCRLMGVKFWQE, translated from the coding sequence ATGAGAAAAGTAATTATTGCTGTTTTTGTTTTTGTTTCCGGCACCACGTTCGGACAAGCCAATCCCGAACTGAGCGGAATGATCCGGCATTCGCTGAATTATTTTCCGACTGTTCAGGAATTGAATGCCTCTGAAAGCATCTCGTCACTCCGCGTGGACGTTGCCAAAAGCAACTATTTGCCGAACATCAATGGCAACGCGGTGTACAGCTACGTCAATCCTGTGGGTCAGGTGCAAATTCCGATCAGCGCGACGGAGAACAAGCTTTTGCAATTCCAGCCTCATGACAATTATAATTTTAATGTGGGGCTCAATCAGACCCTCTGGGATTTTGGCCGGACAAAAGCGCAGATCGAGAAAGCAAAAGCAGATGTTCTGGTAGCACATCAAAATACAGAAGCAGCAAAGTTTCAGGTGGCTTCCCAGGTAGCTACGATATATTATGCGATGATCTATTTGCGGAAGTCGATCGAAGTTCAGGACTCGGCCATTGCCTACTATCAAAACAACAAGAAAATGATCGAAGGACGGATCCGGTCGGGAGACGCGCTTCAGATAGACCTTTCAACGATTGAAAATAATATTGACCAGGAAGAAAACCGGAAAGTTGAATTTGAACGTCAGTATGATCGTCAGGTCTCGTTGATGCGGTATACCACGGGTGAAGCGGCGTCCCCTGTTGGAAAGGATTTTGATTTCACGTATGTGCCGGGAAGCGCCGACTTTAGCAACAATCCGAATGTCATTGCGGCCACCCAACGGATCGCTGCTGCCGAAGCTGATTTGAAATTATCTTCCAGCAACCGGCTTCCGAATCTCAGTTTCCAGGCAAACGCCGGATACAAAAACGCCTATCAGCCAAACATCGAAGAACTGCGCTTCAACGTGTTGGCAGGAGCGACACTGGTGTTTCCCATCTACCAGGGCGGGCGTGTACGGCAGAACATTTCGATCGCCCGGAAGAACGCTCAACTCAGTGAGATCTCCAGGAACAATACGATCTCGACGCTGCAAAAGGACCTTGAGTCGGTGCAAGCCGATATCAAAGCCTACGACCAGCAGATAAAAAATTCGGAAGGCCAGATCACCGTGGCAAAGGAAACCTCGCGGCTCACGCAGGTGCGCTATAGACAAGGGGTGGCCACTTACCTCGATTTGATCAGTGCCAGCACGAATCTTCAGCGTGCGTATTTGAGTCAGATCCAATACGAATACCAGAAGACGCTGGCATTGGTTGAGCGTTGCCGGCTGATGGGGGTGAAGTTCTGGCAGGAATAG
- a CDS encoding PadR family transcriptional regulator produces the protein MKGTYLGELEEIVLLVVGILYQDAYGVAVMDEIKNQTGRDLNISAVHTVLSRLEEKGLLKSKMSDPTGERGGRRKRVFLLTAAGKRALENANEMRNQLFNKIPKVALQFGAA, from the coding sequence ATGAAAGGAACATACCTGGGAGAATTGGAAGAGATCGTGTTGCTCGTTGTGGGCATCTTGTATCAGGACGCCTACGGTGTTGCCGTGATGGATGAGATCAAGAACCAGACCGGCCGGGATCTCAACATCAGCGCCGTGCATACGGTGCTGAGCCGCCTGGAGGAAAAGGGATTGTTGAAATCCAAAATGAGCGACCCCACCGGCGAACGGGGCGGCCGGAGAAAGCGCGTATTTCTCCTGACGGCTGCGGGCAAGCGAGCACTGGAAAACGCCAACGAAATGAGAAATCAGTTATTCAATAAGATCCCCAAGGTCGCCCTGCAATTCGGCGCAGCTTAG
- a CDS encoding FixH family protein, with protein MNWGKSIVLAFVLFAAFIGVLVTVCIRQEVSLVSKTYYQEELDFQTQMDRQRNTEALIDRPNIQVGEDRSLKITFAGFSQLEKGRLSLYSPSDATQDKTFSLQPTNAPDQTFSIGSLKKGKYIARMTWTMHEKEFYYETILYL; from the coding sequence ATGAACTGGGGTAAATCCATCGTCTTAGCGTTCGTCCTGTTTGCCGCCTTCATCGGCGTGCTGGTGACGGTCTGCATACGGCAAGAAGTAAGTCTGGTATCAAAAACCTATTACCAGGAAGAACTGGATTTCCAAACCCAGATGGATCGCCAGCGAAACACGGAGGCTTTAATCGATAGACCAAACATTCAAGTTGGCGAGGACCGGTCATTGAAGATCACCTTCGCCGGATTCTCCCAACTTGAAAAAGGCCGTCTCAGCCTCTATTCTCCCAGCGATGCCACGCAGGACAAAACTTTTTCGCTCCAGCCGACGAACGCACCCGATCAAACTTTTTCTATCGGGAGCCTGAAGAAGGGAAAATACATCGCGCGCATGACCTGGACCATGCACGAGAAAGAATTCTACTACGAAACGATCCTCTATCTCTGA
- a CDS encoding ABC transporter permease codes for MIKVSPPKWADRFLEWYCNPSLLEEIQGDAYELYGRTLKNRGRKIADLQYAWNVLRFFKWSNIKRSSSQPQSSLMMYRNYFTVFKRGFLKEKGYSFLNVFGLAIGIACFLLISLYIRNEYSFDRMHSKADRIYRIHEILQSDGVGERSASQPFPVAEALVNDHGAQIEKAVRFFNFQAPTLAMATIDNTKEFNESRVFSTDSTVFDVFDFPFIEGDPKTALNKPETIVLTESMAKKYFGDESAMGKYLKFQGNTNLLVTGVMRDIPLNTHFQFDCLISLLTFDEVYDPRVPQRWHWYWNPCWTYLLLRDPSDAPQLQAALPAFVKKYFPEFVRNDVTMELFPMTDIHLKSHMDYEIQPNSSLTTLYVFGSIAIFVLLIACINFVNLSTARAANRAKEVGMRKTLGGQRLQLVGQFLFESILLCLLSVVIAIAIVVLLLPVFNVFAEMNVKTIVLLEPFYLGVLTLLPLVVGMVSGIYPAFVLSSFKPITALKASPNRESGGTFRRALVVVQFTLSIVLLVGTGVAMDQLNMLRKSDTGFTRENVIMIPVTRSPVAQNYKALRNEFLRNRNTVSVTALEEVLGAKHQVGNYIFEGQEDSRPFPRLTVRHDFTKTFDIPMVAGRDFSEDVITDDSLALVVNETFVKQMGWGSNEDAIGKKFDNIPTHKIIGVVKDFNFTSRHQPIRPLVLQLNTTLRAFDVRIKYMAVRITGEDVPGTIAWLSKQWKAQIPGWPFEYFFLDSDLEKLYKAETKMSKIAVVFSGLSILVACLGLFGLSTYTAEQRKKEMSIRKVLGGSNAHIFMLFSKHFFSMILIANVVALPLAYFVMKRWLESFAYQVNINFGLFALSALVAVGIALFTISYQAIRSANSNPAEVLKRE; via the coding sequence ATGATCAAGGTTTCTCCTCCTAAATGGGCCGACCGCTTCCTGGAGTGGTATTGCAATCCTTCTTTGCTGGAAGAGATCCAGGGAGATGCGTATGAGCTATACGGTCGTACATTGAAGAACAGGGGCCGGAAGATCGCGGACCTCCAATATGCGTGGAATGTCCTGCGTTTTTTCAAATGGTCAAACATCAAGCGATCATCGTCTCAACCGCAGTCAAGCCTTATGATGTACCGGAATTACTTCACCGTATTCAAACGCGGCTTTCTCAAGGAGAAAGGCTATTCATTTCTCAACGTATTCGGGCTGGCGATCGGCATCGCCTGTTTTCTTTTGATCAGTCTCTATATACGGAATGAATATAGTTTCGACCGCATGCACAGCAAGGCCGACCGGATCTATCGCATTCACGAGATCTTGCAATCGGACGGCGTAGGCGAGCGTTCGGCGAGTCAGCCTTTCCCGGTGGCGGAAGCATTGGTGAACGATCATGGCGCGCAGATCGAGAAGGCCGTGCGCTTCTTCAATTTCCAGGCGCCCACATTGGCCATGGCCACCATCGATAACACAAAGGAGTTTAATGAGTCGCGCGTATTCAGTACGGACTCTACCGTCTTTGATGTGTTTGATTTTCCGTTCATCGAAGGCGATCCGAAAACCGCCCTCAACAAACCGGAGACGATCGTGCTCACCGAGAGCATGGCGAAAAAATATTTTGGCGACGAAAGCGCCATGGGCAAATACCTGAAGTTCCAGGGCAACACCAATTTGCTCGTAACAGGCGTGATGCGGGACATTCCGCTCAACACCCATTTTCAGTTCGACTGCCTGATCTCGCTGCTGACCTTCGACGAGGTCTACGATCCCCGTGTTCCCCAACGCTGGCATTGGTATTGGAATCCGTGCTGGACTTATCTACTCTTGCGCGATCCAAGCGACGCACCCCAATTGCAGGCTGCCCTGCCCGCGTTTGTCAAAAAGTATTTTCCGGAATTTGTCCGCAACGATGTCACGATGGAATTGTTCCCGATGACGGACATTCATTTGAAGTCCCACATGGACTATGAGATCCAGCCCAACAGCAGCTTGACCACGCTCTATGTGTTTGGTTCCATTGCCATCTTTGTGTTGCTGATCGCCTGTATCAACTTTGTCAACCTCAGTACGGCCCGCGCAGCAAACCGCGCGAAGGAAGTGGGTATGCGCAAAACGTTGGGTGGGCAACGCCTGCAGTTGGTGGGACAGTTTCTTTTTGAGTCGATCCTGCTTTGCTTGTTGTCGGTGGTTATTGCCATCGCCATCGTGGTGCTCCTGCTCCCGGTATTCAATGTGTTTGCCGAAATGAATGTGAAGACGATCGTGCTGCTCGAGCCTTTTTATCTCGGCGTGCTCACCTTGCTTCCTTTGGTGGTGGGCATGGTTTCGGGAATATATCCGGCCTTTGTGTTGTCGTCTTTCAAGCCGATCACGGCGTTGAAGGCAAGCCCTAACCGGGAGAGCGGCGGCACCTTCCGGCGAGCGTTGGTGGTGGTGCAGTTCACGTTGTCGATCGTTCTGCTGGTGGGCACCGGCGTGGCGATGGACCAGCTGAATATGCTGCGAAAAAGTGATACGGGTTTTACGCGCGAGAATGTGATCATGATCCCCGTGACGCGTTCTCCCGTCGCGCAAAATTATAAAGCCTTGAGGAACGAATTTTTGAGGAATAGAAATACGGTCAGCGTCACAGCATTGGAAGAAGTGTTGGGGGCCAAGCACCAGGTGGGCAACTATATTTTTGAAGGCCAGGAAGATTCCAGACCCTTCCCGCGGCTGACGGTGCGCCACGATTTCACCAAGACGTTCGATATCCCCATGGTGGCAGGCCGTGATTTTTCGGAAGACGTGATCACGGACGATTCGCTGGCGCTGGTGGTGAACGAAACCTTTGTGAAACAAATGGGGTGGGGGTCAAATGAAGATGCGATCGGGAAGAAGTTTGATAACATCCCTACACACAAGATCATCGGTGTAGTGAAAGATTTTAATTTCACCTCGCGGCATCAACCCATCCGGCCGCTGGTGCTTCAACTAAATACGACGCTGAGGGCATTCGACGTGCGGATCAAATACATGGCCGTGCGCATCACCGGCGAGGATGTTCCCGGCACCATTGCCTGGCTTTCCAAACAATGGAAGGCGCAGATCCCCGGCTGGCCCTTCGAATATTTCTTCCTGGATAGTGATCTGGAGAAACTCTACAAGGCCGAAACCAAGATGAGCAAGATCGCTGTCGTCTTCTCCGGGCTCTCCATCCTGGTGGCGTGTCTGGGTCTGTTCGGATTGTCTACCTACACGGCAGAGCAGCGTAAGAAGGAAATGAGCATCCGCAAAGTATTGGGCGGCTCCAATGCGCACATCTTCATGTTGTTTTCTAAACACTTCTTCAGCATGATCTTGATCGCGAACGTAGTGGCGCTGCCGCTGGCCTATTTTGTGATGAAGCGATGGCTGGAGAGTTTCGCCTACCAGGTGAACATCAATTTTGGATTGTTTGCTTTATCCGCCCTGGTCGCTGTGGGCATTGCCTTGTTCACGATCAGCTACCAGGCCATCCGTTCGGCGAACAGCAACCCGGCGGAAGTATTGAAACGAGAATGA